In the Acidovorax sp. A79 genome, one interval contains:
- a CDS encoding tripartite tricarboxylate transporter substrate binding protein produces the protein MAFLHRRTLLALCAVPFAAGSQAQQPAFPSRPLRIVVPNAAGGAADITARTVGQKIAGPLGQSVVIENKPSAGGVVAGELVARAEPDGHTLLLISSGTAVSAALFHSLPFDTLKDFAPVSLLATFDLAIVVREGGRFSTLADLLAYGRAHPGKLNIGTPQIGTTQNLAAELFKVTAGIDAQVVPFNGTPPVITAVRGGEVDAMVDILGALMPQVAAKALRPLAVLGARRAPQLPGVPTVRESGGPLEGFNVTSWNGLAVPARTPPAVVERLSREVQAALAQPDVKKRLLELNLQAQGSTPAQASEHLAADARRWADVIARAKIARQ, from the coding sequence ATGGCCTTCCTGCACCGCAGAACCCTGCTGGCGTTGTGCGCCGTGCCTTTCGCGGCCGGGAGCCAGGCGCAGCAGCCGGCGTTCCCCTCGCGCCCCCTCCGCATCGTGGTGCCCAACGCCGCGGGCGGCGCGGCCGACATCACGGCGCGCACGGTGGGCCAGAAAATCGCGGGCCCCCTGGGGCAGAGCGTGGTGATCGAGAACAAGCCCAGCGCCGGCGGCGTGGTGGCGGGCGAACTGGTGGCGCGTGCCGAGCCCGACGGCCACACGCTGCTGCTCATCAGCAGCGGCACGGCGGTGAGCGCCGCGCTGTTCCATTCGCTGCCTTTCGACACCCTCAAGGACTTCGCGCCGGTGTCCCTGCTGGCCACCTTCGACCTCGCGATCGTCGTGCGCGAAGGCGGGCGCTTTTCCACCCTGGCGGACCTGCTGGCCTATGGCCGCGCCCACCCGGGCAAGCTCAACATCGGCACGCCGCAGATCGGCACCACGCAGAACCTGGCGGCCGAGCTCTTCAAGGTGACCGCCGGCATCGACGCCCAGGTGGTGCCCTTCAACGGCACGCCGCCGGTCATCACGGCCGTGCGCGGCGGCGAGGTGGACGCCATGGTGGACATCCTCGGCGCTCTGATGCCGCAGGTCGCCGCCAAGGCCCTGCGCCCGCTGGCCGTGCTGGGCGCCCGGCGCGCGCCGCAGCTGCCCGGTGTGCCCACGGTGCGCGAAAGCGGCGGCCCGCTGGAGGGCTTCAACGTCACGTCCTGGAACGGCCTGGCCGTGCCCGCGCGCACACCGCCCGCCGTGGTGGAGCGGCTCTCGCGCGAAGTGCAGGCGGCCCTGGCCCAGCCCGACGTGAAAAAACGCCTGCTGGAGCTGAACCTGCAGGCCCAGGGCAGCACGCCCGCGCAGGCCAGCGAACACCTGGCGGCCGACGCGCGGCGCTGGGCCGATGTGATCGCCCGGGCCAAGATCGCGCGGCAGTAG
- a CDS encoding LysR substrate-binding domain-containing protein, producing the protein MDLKQLEYFVRVAELGSFTRAAAALDVAQSALSRQIRLLEVELRQNLLVRNGRGATPTEAGKLLVEHGRGILHQMARAREDMDRMRGGLSGRVAIGLPNSVARVMTVPLTRAFRQELPEARLSISEGLSGAILEGLVSGRLDIVVLYNAQPSRDIDVSHLIDEDLVLVRVRPPGLAEDPPPGPIPLAEVARLPLIIPSRPNAIRMHVESEMASIGCRPEVALEIDGVSAILDLVADGAGCAVLSRNALLNSPRPSAYTAQVIGTPGKPPLRIALSLATSLQRPATQVQKAALDLIQRTVPLVFEPT; encoded by the coding sequence ATGGACCTCAAGCAGCTGGAATACTTTGTGCGCGTGGCCGAGCTGGGCAGCTTCACCCGCGCGGCCGCCGCGCTGGACGTGGCGCAGTCGGCGCTGAGCCGCCAGATCCGCCTGCTGGAGGTGGAGCTGCGCCAGAATCTGCTGGTGCGCAACGGCCGGGGCGCCACGCCCACCGAGGCGGGCAAGCTGCTGGTGGAGCACGGGCGCGGCATCCTGCACCAGATGGCGCGGGCGCGCGAAGACATGGACCGCATGCGCGGCGGGCTGTCGGGCCGCGTGGCCATCGGCCTGCCCAACAGCGTGGCGCGGGTGATGACGGTGCCGCTGACCCGCGCGTTCCGCCAGGAGCTGCCCGAGGCGCGCCTGTCCATCAGCGAGGGGCTCTCGGGCGCCATCCTGGAGGGGCTGGTCAGCGGGCGCCTGGACATCGTGGTGCTCTACAACGCCCAGCCCTCGCGCGACATCGACGTGTCGCACCTCATCGACGAAGACCTGGTGCTGGTGCGCGTGCGCCCGCCCGGCCTGGCCGAAGACCCGCCGCCCGGCCCCATCCCGCTGGCCGAGGTGGCGCGGCTGCCGCTGATCATCCCATCGCGCCCGAACGCCATCCGCATGCATGTGGAATCGGAAATGGCCAGCATCGGCTGCCGCCCCGAGGTGGCGCTGGAGATCGACGGCGTCTCCGCCATCCTGGACCTGGTGGCCGACGGCGCGGGCTGCGCGGTGCTGTCGCGCAATGCGCTGCTCAACTCGCCCCGGCCTTCGGCCTACACCGCCCAGGTCATCGGCACGCCCGGCAAGCCACCACTGCGCATCGCGCTGTCGCTGGCCACCAGCCTGCAGCGGCCGGCCACGCAGGTGCAAAAGGCGGCGCTGGACCTGATCCAGCGCACCGTGCCGCTCGTTTTCGAGCCTACCTAG
- a CDS encoding ABC transporter ATP-binding protein — protein MNTTTSTTVLSAQGLVKRFGGITATNNVTLDLKKGARHALIGPNGAGKTTLINLLTGVLEPTEGSIVLEGQDITRLAPHQRVARGMVRTFQINQLFDSLTPLETLALTVSQHQGLGGKWWQPLGARRAVTERCEQLLEQFHLTSVMAEETRVLAYGKRRLLEIAIALACEPRVLLLDEPVAGVPAGEREELLQTVAALPADVSVLLIEHDMDLVFSFANRMTVLVNGTVLTEGDPDTIANDPQVKAVYLGHGEDAHA, from the coding sequence ATGAACACGACAACCTCCACCACCGTGCTGTCGGCGCAGGGACTGGTCAAGCGCTTCGGCGGCATCACGGCCACGAACAACGTCACGCTCGATCTGAAAAAGGGTGCACGCCATGCGCTCATCGGCCCCAACGGCGCGGGCAAGACCACGCTGATCAACCTGCTGACCGGCGTGCTGGAGCCCACCGAAGGCTCCATCGTGCTCGAAGGGCAGGACATCACGCGCCTGGCGCCGCACCAGCGCGTGGCGCGCGGCATGGTGCGCACCTTCCAGATCAACCAGCTGTTCGACAGCCTCACGCCGCTGGAAACCCTGGCGCTCACCGTGTCGCAGCACCAGGGCCTGGGCGGCAAATGGTGGCAGCCGCTGGGCGCGCGCCGTGCGGTCACCGAGCGCTGCGAGCAACTGCTCGAGCAGTTCCACCTGACCTCCGTGATGGCCGAGGAAACGCGCGTGCTGGCCTACGGCAAGCGCCGCCTGCTGGAGATCGCCATCGCCCTGGCCTGCGAGCCGCGCGTGCTGCTGCTCGACGAGCCCGTGGCGGGCGTGCCCGCGGGCGAGCGCGAAGAACTTTTGCAAACCGTGGCGGCACTGCCCGCCGATGTCTCGGTGCTGTTGATCGAACACGACATGGACCTGGTTTTCAGCTTTGCCAACCGCATGACGGTGCTGGTCAACGGCACGGTGCTCACCGAGGGTGACCCGGACACGATTGCCAACGACCCGCAGGTGAAGGCCGTGTACCTGGGGCATGGGGAGGATGCGCATGCCTGA
- a CDS encoding branched-chain amino acid ABC transporter permease: protein MNAQTSILLKARRFRWWEPIFWILAFVAPLALPSHALIINEIAIVALFALSLDLILGYTGIVSLGHAAFFGLGGYAAALFAKHVMPDPLVGLAVGIAAATVLGAMASLTIMRGTDLTRLMVTLGVGLIMLELANKLDWLTGGADGLQGVVMGPVLGQFEFDLYGRTAAWYSLTVLLVFFLIARRIVQSPFGATLKAIRDNRLRAMAIGIPVTAKLAQVYTLAAALAGAAGALLTQTTGFASLDLFEFHRSADVMLILVIGGVGWLYGGILGAVGFKLLQDVISSVTPQYWTFWIGLFLVVLVLVGRDRLFRPWTWFRAGRKPGASSSAGGH, encoded by the coding sequence ATGAACGCTCAGACCTCCATCCTCTTGAAGGCCCGGCGCTTTCGCTGGTGGGAACCCATCTTCTGGATCCTGGCCTTCGTGGCGCCGCTGGCGCTGCCCAGCCATGCGCTCATCATCAACGAGATCGCCATCGTGGCGCTGTTCGCCCTGTCGCTGGACCTGATCCTGGGCTACACCGGCATCGTGTCGTTGGGCCATGCGGCCTTTTTCGGCCTGGGCGGCTATGCGGCGGCGCTGTTCGCCAAGCACGTGATGCCCGACCCGCTGGTGGGCCTAGCGGTGGGCATCGCGGCGGCCACGGTGCTGGGGGCGATGGCCTCGCTCACCATCATGCGCGGCACCGACCTCACGCGGCTCATGGTCACGCTGGGCGTGGGCCTCATCATGCTGGAGCTGGCCAACAAGCTCGACTGGCTGACCGGCGGTGCCGACGGCCTGCAGGGCGTGGTGATGGGCCCGGTGCTCGGCCAGTTCGAGTTCGACCTGTACGGGCGCACGGCGGCGTGGTATTCGCTCACCGTGCTGCTGGTGTTCTTCCTCATCGCGCGGCGCATCGTGCAGTCGCCGTTCGGCGCCACGCTCAAGGCCATCCGCGACAACCGGCTGCGCGCCATGGCCATCGGCATCCCCGTCACGGCCAAGCTGGCGCAGGTGTACACGCTGGCCGCCGCACTGGCGGGCGCCGCGGGCGCGCTGCTCACGCAGACCACGGGCTTTGCGTCGCTCGACCTGTTCGAGTTCCACCGCTCGGCAGACGTGATGCTGATCCTCGTGATCGGCGGCGTGGGCTGGCTCTACGGCGGCATCCTGGGCGCCGTGGGCTTCAAGCTGCTGCAGGACGTGATCTCCTCCGTCACGCCGCAGTACTGGACGTTCTGGATCGGCCTGTTCCTCGTGGTGCTGGTGCTGGTCGGGCGCGACCGCCTGTTCCGCCCCTGGACCTGGTTCCGCGCCGGGCGCAAGCCCGGCGCCAGCTCCAGCGCGGGAGGCCATTGA
- a CDS encoding substrate-binding domain-containing protein — MPQHLRGISSMATRQVLAELTSGYEQATGHRASIEAVGGVDAAQRVLAGEAFDVVVLASDAIARLLAAGCIVPGSVVDLVQSGVAVAVPTGAPLPDIGSEDAVRQAVLAARSISYSTGPSGVALAKLFERWGIADEIAGRMVQAPPGVPVGSLVAKGEVELGFQQLSELLHVQGITIVGPLPPAIQVTTTFSAGIGALSQQADAARELLVYMASPQAADAKRKQGMEPV; from the coding sequence ATGCCCCAACACCTTCGCGGAATCTCGTCCATGGCCACCCGCCAGGTGCTGGCCGAGCTGACCTCCGGCTATGAGCAGGCGACCGGTCACCGCGCCAGCATCGAGGCCGTGGGCGGCGTGGACGCCGCCCAGCGCGTGCTGGCCGGCGAGGCCTTCGATGTGGTGGTGCTCGCCTCCGACGCCATCGCCAGGCTGCTGGCGGCCGGCTGCATCGTGCCCGGCAGCGTGGTGGACCTGGTGCAGTCGGGCGTGGCGGTGGCCGTGCCCACCGGTGCGCCGCTGCCGGACATCGGCTCCGAAGACGCCGTGCGCCAGGCCGTGCTGGCGGCGCGCAGCATCAGCTACTCCACCGGCCCGAGCGGCGTGGCGCTGGCAAAACTGTTCGAGCGCTGGGGCATCGCTGATGAGATCGCCGGCCGCATGGTGCAGGCCCCGCCCGGCGTGCCCGTGGGCTCGCTGGTGGCCAAGGGCGAGGTGGAACTCGGTTTTCAGCAATTGAGCGAGCTGCTGCACGTGCAGGGCATCACCATCGTCGGGCCGCTGCCGCCCGCCATCCAGGTCACGACCACGTTTTCCGCCGGGATCGGCGCGTTGTCGCAGCAGGCCGACGCGGCCCGCGAACTGCTGGTCTACATGGCGTCGCCACAGGCTGCAGATGCCAAGCGCAAGCAGGGCATGGAGCCTGTATGA
- a CDS encoding branched-chain amino acid ABC transporter permease, with product MLTILFDGVAYGMLLFILAVGLAVTMGLMNFINLAHGAFAMAGGYITVLLMQRLGVPFLVCLPLAFVGTALLGAVLERTLYRPLYNKAHLDQVLFSIGLVFMAVASVDYFVGSTQQIMQLPEWLKGRTEIGSGAFMLGMGHYRLFIIAVCAALTVGLQYVLARTRFGSRLRASVDDQRVAAGMGINVNIVFLSTFAFGSGLAGLGGALGAEVLGLDPSFPLKFMIYFLIVVAVGGTSSITGPLLAALLLGIADVAGKYYIPKLGAFIVYSLMIVILIWRPQGLFVRKGGK from the coding sequence ATGCTGACCATTCTTTTCGACGGCGTTGCCTACGGCATGCTGCTGTTCATCCTGGCGGTGGGCCTGGCCGTGACCATGGGGTTGATGAACTTCATCAACCTGGCGCACGGTGCCTTTGCCATGGCGGGCGGGTACATCACGGTGCTGCTGATGCAGCGGCTGGGCGTGCCGTTTCTGGTGTGCCTGCCTCTGGCCTTTGTCGGCACGGCGTTGCTGGGGGCGGTCCTGGAGCGCACGCTGTACCGGCCGCTCTACAACAAGGCACACCTGGACCAGGTGCTGTTCTCCATCGGGCTGGTCTTCATGGCCGTGGCCAGCGTGGACTACTTCGTGGGCTCCACGCAGCAGATCATGCAGCTGCCCGAATGGCTCAAGGGCCGCACCGAGATCGGCAGCGGCGCCTTCATGCTGGGCATGGGGCACTACCGGCTGTTCATCATCGCGGTGTGCGCGGCGCTCACGGTAGGGCTGCAGTACGTGCTGGCCAGGACCCGCTTCGGCAGCCGCCTGCGCGCCAGCGTGGACGACCAGCGCGTGGCCGCCGGCATGGGCATCAACGTGAACATCGTGTTTTTGTCCACCTTCGCGTTCGGCTCGGGCCTGGCGGGGCTGGGCGGAGCGCTGGGCGCCGAGGTGCTGGGGCTCGATCCGAGCTTTCCGCTCAAGTTCATGATCTACTTTTTGATCGTGGTGGCGGTGGGCGGCACCTCGTCCATCACCGGCCCGCTGCTGGCCGCGCTGCTGCTGGGCATCGCCGACGTGGCGGGCAAGTACTACATCCCCAAGCTGGGTGCCTTCATCGTGTACAGCCTCATGATCGTGATTTTGATCTGGCGGCCCCAGGGCCTGTTTGTCCGCAAGGGAGGGAAATGA
- a CDS encoding GntR family transcriptional regulator translates to MNLNDDPVTASGPSPVADAGASQAVKAQLRLREMILAGELPGGARIAELTLVEKLGVSRTPIRAALMRLEQEGLLHRLPGGGYAVRTFSETDVADAIELRGTMEGLAARLAAERGVEAAVLAQAHACLDDIDAALVPRTLDDEGFARYVELNARFHLLLSRMVGSDVIARELDRVKGLPFASPSAFVVVQTHSHAARDMLVVAQDQHRQALDAIERREGARAEAIMREHSRITRRNLLAAVQAAQVQGLPGVGLIRERG, encoded by the coding sequence ATGAATCTGAACGACGACCCCGTGACCGCTTCCGGTCCTTCCCCCGTGGCTGACGCGGGCGCCTCCCAGGCCGTGAAGGCGCAGTTGCGGCTGCGCGAGATGATCCTGGCGGGCGAGCTGCCGGGCGGTGCGCGCATCGCCGAACTGACGCTCGTGGAAAAACTGGGGGTGTCGCGCACGCCCATCCGCGCGGCGCTGATGCGGCTGGAGCAGGAAGGGCTTTTGCACCGGCTGCCCGGGGGCGGGTATGCGGTGCGCACCTTCTCCGAGACGGATGTCGCCGATGCCATCGAATTGCGCGGCACCATGGAAGGGCTGGCCGCGCGCCTGGCCGCCGAGCGCGGCGTGGAGGCCGCCGTGCTGGCCCAGGCCCACGCCTGCCTGGACGACATCGATGCCGCCCTGGTTCCGCGCACGCTGGACGACGAGGGCTTCGCGCGCTACGTGGAGCTCAACGCGCGTTTTCACCTGCTGCTCAGCCGCATGGTGGGCAGCGATGTCATTGCACGCGAGCTGGACCGCGTCAAGGGCCTGCCCTTCGCGTCGCCCTCGGCCTTCGTGGTGGTCCAGACGCATTCGCACGCGGCGCGCGACATGCTGGTGGTGGCGCAGGACCAGCACCGCCAGGCCCTGGATGCCATCGAACGTCGCGAGGGCGCGCGGGCGGAGGCCATCATGCGCGAACACTCGCGCATCACCCGGCGCAACCTGCTGGCGGCCGTGCAGGCGGCGCAGGTGCAGGGGCTGCCGGGGGTGGGGCTCATCCGCGAGCGCGGGTGA
- a CDS encoding ABC transporter ATP-binding protein, whose protein sequence is MPELLKIEGLSAGYGEAVVLQGISLSLAEGDTLALLGRNGTGKTTLINTLAGATRQHGGSVSLGGAVLHRLPSHERAAAGIGWVPQERNIFKSLTVHENLTAVARPGRKGSSARPWTPERVYEMFPRLAERKTNLGTQLSGGEQQMLAVGRALVLNPRLLLLDEPLEGLAPIIVEELLRAIRRITREEGLSAIIVEQHPQAILAISDQAAVLDRGTVVHTGTAAELQAQPELLGRLLGVAR, encoded by the coding sequence ATGCCTGAGCTGTTGAAGATCGAAGGCCTCAGCGCGGGCTACGGCGAGGCCGTGGTGCTGCAAGGCATCTCCCTCTCGCTGGCCGAGGGCGACACCCTGGCGCTGCTGGGCCGCAACGGCACCGGCAAGACCACGCTCATCAACACCCTGGCGGGGGCCACGCGCCAGCATGGCGGCAGCGTGTCGCTGGGCGGTGCCGTGCTGCACAGGCTGCCCTCGCACGAGCGCGCGGCGGCGGGCATCGGCTGGGTGCCGCAAGAGCGCAACATCTTCAAGTCGCTCACGGTGCACGAGAACCTCACGGCCGTGGCGCGCCCCGGCCGCAAGGGTTCCAGTGCCCGGCCCTGGACCCCAGAGCGCGTGTACGAAATGTTTCCGCGCCTGGCCGAACGCAAGACCAACCTGGGCACGCAACTGTCGGGCGGCGAGCAGCAGATGCTGGCCGTGGGCCGCGCGCTGGTGCTCAACCCGCGCCTGCTGCTGCTCGACGAGCCGCTCGAAGGCCTGGCGCCCATCATCGTGGAAGAGCTGTTGCGCGCCATCCGCCGCATCACGCGCGAAGAAGGCCTGTCGGCCATCATCGTGGAGCAACACCCGCAGGCCATCCTGGCGATCTCCGACCAGGCCGCCGTGCTGGACCGGGGGACCGTGGTGCACACCGGCACGGCCGCCGAGCTGCAGGCGCAGCCCGAGCTGCTCGGCCGCCTGCTGGGCGTGGCGCGGTAG
- a CDS encoding ABC transporter substrate-binding protein has translation MQKRHLLRASAAAALALSAGLLAAVPASAQDNVFKIGLILPMTGQQATTGRQIEAAAKLYMAQNGDTVAGKKVQLIIKDDTSLPDVTRRLAQELVVNEKVNVLAGMGITPSAMATAPLATQSKTPLVVMAAATSSITEASPYVVRSSFTLPQVSVALADWAPKNGIKKVVTLVSDYGPGIDAEKYFNQRLTFNGGQVTEALRVPLRNPDFAPFLQKVRDAKPDALFVFVPSGAGAAVMKQFLERGMDKAGIKLIATGDVTDDDQLNDMGDGALGVVTSHHYSAAHPSPLNKKFVDAFEKANKGLRPNFMAVGGYDGMRVIYEALRTTKGAGGGDALLAAMKGQVFESPRGPVFIDAQTRDIVQNVYLRKVERVNGQLYNVEFDVIKDVKDPGKTK, from the coding sequence ATGCAAAAACGCCACCTTCTTCGCGCCTCGGCCGCTGCCGCCCTGGCTTTGTCCGCAGGCCTCCTGGCCGCCGTGCCCGCGTCGGCGCAGGACAACGTCTTCAAGATCGGCCTCATCCTGCCCATGACAGGCCAGCAGGCCACCACGGGGCGCCAGATCGAGGCCGCCGCCAAGCTCTACATGGCGCAGAACGGCGACACCGTGGCCGGCAAGAAGGTGCAGCTCATCATCAAGGACGACACCAGCCTGCCCGACGTGACGCGCCGCCTGGCCCAGGAACTGGTGGTGAACGAGAAGGTGAACGTGCTCGCCGGCATGGGCATCACGCCGTCGGCCATGGCCACGGCGCCGCTGGCCACGCAGTCCAAGACCCCGCTGGTGGTGATGGCGGCCGCCACGTCGAGCATCACCGAGGCATCGCCCTACGTGGTGCGCAGCAGCTTCACGCTGCCCCAGGTGTCGGTCGCCCTGGCCGACTGGGCGCCCAAGAACGGCATCAAGAAGGTGGTGACGCTGGTGAGCGACTATGGCCCCGGCATCGACGCCGAGAAGTACTTCAACCAGCGCCTCACGTTCAACGGCGGCCAGGTGACCGAGGCCCTGCGCGTGCCGCTGCGCAACCCCGACTTCGCGCCCTTCCTGCAGAAGGTGCGCGACGCCAAGCCCGACGCGCTGTTCGTGTTCGTGCCCTCGGGCGCGGGCGCCGCGGTGATGAAGCAGTTCCTGGAACGCGGCATGGACAAGGCCGGCATCAAGCTCATCGCCACTGGCGACGTGACCGATGACGACCAGCTCAACGACATGGGCGACGGCGCCCTGGGCGTGGTCACCTCGCACCACTACTCGGCCGCGCACCCCTCGCCGCTGAACAAGAAGTTCGTGGATGCCTTCGAGAAGGCCAACAAGGGCCTGCGCCCCAACTTCATGGCCGTGGGCGGCTACGACGGCATGCGCGTGATCTACGAAGCGCTGCGCACCACCAAGGGCGCGGGTGGTGGCGACGCGCTGCTGGCCGCCATGAAGGGCCAGGTTTTTGAAAGCCCGCGCGGCCCGGTGTTCATCGACGCGCAGACCCGCGACATCGTGCAGAACGTGTACCTGCGCAAGGTGGAGCGCGTGAATGGGCAGCTGTACAACGTGGAGTTCGATGTGATCAAGGATGTGAAGGACCCCGGAAAAACCAAGTAA
- a CDS encoding DUF1932 domain-containing protein encodes MQIEHIGLIGYGEVGKIFGTGLKGQPGVASIAAWDLKFGDDRTASAERAHADRAGAVATASVRELCGRSDLVISAVTASSTLAVAAAAAPHLRAGTAFLDLNSASPGTKQQAAALVDARGAHYVEAGVMTSVPPHGIRVPMLLGGAQAAALAEVLGRWGMDAKPVSAQLGIASAIKMCRSIMIKGLEALVAESYATARHYGVEDQVLPTLQETFPGIDWSAQGAYFLSRVAQHGQRRAEEMRESAHTVREAGMEPVMASAIAAKQQWVADLAATGAFADVAQGARWQDYADALLAARTPSGDRSR; translated from the coding sequence CTGCAGATTGAACACATCGGCCTCATTGGCTACGGCGAGGTGGGCAAGATTTTCGGCACGGGCCTCAAGGGCCAGCCGGGCGTGGCGAGCATCGCTGCCTGGGACCTGAAGTTCGGGGACGATCGCACAGCGTCCGCAGAGCGCGCGCACGCAGACCGGGCGGGCGCCGTGGCCACGGCCTCGGTGCGCGAGCTGTGCGGGCGCTCGGACCTTGTCATCTCGGCCGTCACTGCCTCCAGCACGCTGGCCGTGGCCGCAGCGGCCGCACCGCACCTGCGCGCGGGCACGGCGTTCCTCGACCTGAATTCCGCATCGCCCGGCACCAAGCAGCAGGCGGCCGCGCTGGTGGATGCGCGCGGCGCGCACTACGTGGAGGCGGGCGTGATGACCTCGGTGCCGCCCCATGGCATCCGCGTTCCCATGCTGCTGGGCGGCGCACAGGCCGCCGCGCTGGCGGAGGTGCTGGGCCGCTGGGGCATGGATGCCAAGCCGGTGAGCGCGCAACTGGGCATCGCCAGCGCCATCAAGATGTGCCGCAGCATCATGATCAAGGGCCTGGAGGCGCTGGTGGCCGAGAGCTACGCCACGGCCCGCCACTACGGTGTGGAAGACCAGGTGCTGCCCACGCTGCAGGAGACCTTTCCCGGCATCGACTGGAGCGCGCAGGGCGCGTACTTCCTGAGCCGCGTGGCGCAGCACGGCCAACGCCGCGCGGAGGAAATGCGCGAGTCCGCCCACACCGTGCGCGAAGCAGGCATGGAGCCCGTGATGGCATCGGCCATTGCCGCCAAGCAGCAGTGGGTGGCCGACCTGGCCGCCACGGGCGCGTTTGCGGACGTGGCCCAAGGCGCGCGCTGGCAGGACTACGCGGATGCCTTGCTTGCGGCCCGAACCCCCTCGGGGGACCGTTCTAGGTAG